The following are encoded together in the Mycosarcoma maydis chromosome 4, whole genome shotgun sequence genome:
- a CDS encoding E3 ubiquitin-protein ligase BRE1 (related to BRE1 - E3 ubiquitin ligase) has protein sequence MLQSMSGADDRKRALTGTVEDGPRKRLHSDEATSKSAATPTNDNEDDEALHPAYAGLEAFRKEAIYRKLLEARRDLQRIERRAGTFQDDLAVSEQRAAVLQRFWNLLLTELAARLAIQDQDVFALSSASDSRSDLTAMEQQLEQQSSAVLRCLSQQGDVNIVELQQKLHDLADEGSRYKQDLFLTQSKLQRAQDALAQTSQKLSKVEHEYVRYQSNLLRATEGKPTIPAGTIVSASEPAPATEQTADTAVKKETATLAPTDGAPHTSETLQKAVDELESARQDVELTRRESDSRYAEIQTLNEEVRTLKCKLHETQTKLTTLPEEVLLSSALYRELQTLLRNAQQDLQSSKEAMQALETEATALREDRAAFQQTVEAEAASRSEDLEKLIKAKEADVTRLRSQRDELNAELTERRSREQVKFTQIEEMKALLNSKEERLILLSSQVRRLRMAVAAFHGQSAGVSALATAESEEDQFEQVSRAAQQAQARVAELEQRLGVAGQNASPNGTGATAKTEKGADVDTKAEKSVEAASESELQGEIQRLRLSLQAAEASSKAVDDELEKISAAYADLERQASVKVTDVSRMEEKALRWVTEKSKADNKYFSAMRAKDAVDAELRTAKQVHERQQKTIEAFADVERNYVVQSGLHEKAISTFKKVTDAQTHRIETLQRELELAESRLTELARVKEVASDSAKELINTANLEKDQRKRAEERIVRLEKDLESSKRQLAKAAASAAKNKGRRDADAGDGASEKDFLNALLQCSSCKERYRNRILTKCYHTFCSECIDSRVQTRQRKCPHCALAFAVSDVQPLYLQ, from the coding sequence TCCATGTCTGGTGCCGACGACCGCAAGCGAGCCCTCACGGGTACCGTGGAGGATGGTCCGCGCAAACGCCTGCATTCGGACGAAGCAACATCCAAGTCTGCCGCTACGCCTACAAATGACAACGAAGATGATGAAGCGCTTCACCCAGCATATGCTGGTCTAGAAGCTTTTCGAAAAGAAGCTATCTACCGCAAGCTTCTCGAAGCAAGGAGAGATCTTCAACGCATAGAGCGAAGAGCAGGCACCTTCCAAGATGACCTTGCTGTCTCTGAACAGCGCGCTGCCGTTCTTCAGCGATTCTGGAACTTGCTCCTCACCGAGCTTGCCGCTCGCTTAGCCATCCAGGACCAGGATGTATTTGCATTGTCTTCAGCGTCCGATTCAAGATCTGACCTGACAGCTatggagcagcagcttgagcagcaatCCTCGGCGGTGCTTCGATGCCTTTCGCAGCAGGGCGACGTTAACATTGTTGAGCTTCAGCAGAAGCTCCACGATCTTGCAGACGAAGGCTCTCGTTACAAGCAAGATCTCTTCCTGACCCAGTCCAAGTTGCAgcgagctcaagatgcaCTCGCCCAAACTTCTCAAAAGCTCTCGAAAGTGGAGCACGAGTACGTTCGCTACCAGAGCAACCTTCTTCGCGCCACAGAGGGAAAGCCCACCATACCAGCTGGAACAATCGTATCAGCGTCTGAGCCTGCACCTGCGACGGAACAGACGGCCGATACGGCGGTCAAGAAAGAGACTGCAACTCTAGCCCCTACAGATGGAGCACCACATACTTCTGAAACCTTACAAAAGGCAGttgatgagctcgagagcgcACGTCAGGACGTCGAGCTCACACGGAGGGAGAGTGACTCGAGGTACGCCGAAATTCAAACCCTCAACGAAGAGGTGCGGACGCTCAAGTGCAAACTGCACGAAACGCAGACCAAGCTGACCACGCTACCGGAAGAGGTGTTGCTCAGCTCCGCTCTGTACCGCGAGCTCCAAACCTTGTTGCGAAACGCACAACAGGACTTGCAAAGCAGCAAAGAGGCCATGCAGGCCCTCGAAACTGAGGCTACCGCCTTGCGAGAGGACCGCGCTGCTTTCCAGCAAACTgtggaagcagaagccGCCAGTCGATCTGAAGATCTCGAAAAGCTTATCAAGGCAAAGGAAGCCGATGTCACGCGTTTGCGGAGCCAGCGGGACGAGCTCAATGCCGAGCTAACCGAACGTCGCTCGCGCGAGCAGGTCAAATTTACGCAGATTGAGGAGATGAaggcgctgctcaacagTAAGGAGGAGCGTTTGATTCTGCTTTCAAGTCAGGTGCGACGTTTACGTatggcggtggcagctTTTCATGGCCAAAGCGCCGGTGTATCCGCCTTGGCCACCGCTGAGTCGGAAGAGGATCAGTTTGAACAAGTCAGccgcgcagcgcagcaagccCAAGCGCGTGTAGCCGAGCTTGAACAGCGTCTAGGTGTCGCTGGCCAGAATGCGTCGCCAAACGGCACGGGCGCAACCGCCAAGACGGAGAAAGGTGCCGATGTCGATACCAAGGCGGAGAAAAGTGTCGAAGCTGCCAGCGAAAGCGAGCTACAAGGCGAGATTCAACGATTGCGCCTGTCGTTGCAGGCCGCCGAGGCTTCGAGCAAGGCTGTGGACGACGAATTAGAAAAAATCAGCGCAGCATACGCTGACTTGGAAAGGCAAGCGTCAGTCAAAGTGACGGATGTAAGCCGCATGGAGGAAAAGGCATTGCGGTGGGTGACGGAAAAGTCCAAGGCAGACAACAAGTACTTTTCGGCAATGCGCGCCAAGGACGCCGTTGATGCAGAATTGCGGACGGCAAAACAGGTGCACGAGCGGCAACAAAAGACGATCGAAGCGTTCGCAGATGTAGAACGCAATTATGTCGTACAGTCGGGCTTGCACGAGAAGGCGATCTCCACTTTCAAGAAAGTGACCGATGCGCAAACTCATcggatcgagacgctgcaacgtgagctcgagctggccgaGTCACGTCTCACTGAGTTGGCGAGGGTCAAGGAGGTTGCCAGCGACTCTGCCAAGGAGCTCATCAATACGGCCAATTTGGAAAAGGACCAACGCAAGCGCGCAGAAGAGCGCATCGTTCGTCTTGAAAAGGACCTCGAAAGCTCCAAACGACAGCTGGcgaaagctgctgcgtcggCAGCCAAGAACAAGGGCCGTCGCGATGCGGACGCTGGAGACGGCGCAAGCGAGAAGGACTTTCTTAATGCCTTGCTACAGTGCTCCTCTTGCAAGGAGCGCTATCGCAACCGCATCTTGACAAAGTGCTACCACACATTTTGTTCTGAATGCATCGACTCTCGCGTGCAGACGCGTCAGCGCAAGTGCCCCCACTGCGCCCTCGCGTTTGCCGTGAGCGATGTACAACCTTTATACCTCCAGTGA
- a CDS encoding putative DNA-directed RNA polymerase core subunit RPB10 — MIIPVRCFSCGKVIGDKWNAYLALLLDGRTEGEALTELDLKRYCCRRMVLTHVDLIEKLLHYNIHERRVQA; from the exons ATGATCATCCCGGTCCGTTGTTTCTCCTGCGGCAAGGTGATTGGTGACAAATGGAACGCCTACCTGGCTCTCCTTCTTGACGGTCGCACCGAAGGTGAAGCTTTGACAGAGCTTGACCTCAAGCGATACTGCTGTCGTCGAATGGTCCTGACTCACGTAGACCTGATCGAAAAGCTTCTTCACTACAACA TTCACGAGCGCAGAGTTCAGGCATGA
- a CDS encoding putative translocon subunit SEC61: MSGFRFLSLVRPFMSVLPEVSAPERKVPFESRVMWTAIVLAIFLVSSQIPLYGIVSSDSSDPLYWMRVILASNRGTLMELGISPIVTSGMIMQLLAGANLVEVDFSLKEDRALFGGAQKLFALIISLGQATVYVLTGLYGQPKDLGAGVCLLLILQLVVAGLIVILLDELLQKGYGLGSGISLFIATNICESIVWKAFSPTTVNTGRGPEFEGALVALFHLLFTWNDKSRALKEALYRDRLPNVMNLLATLLIFLVVIYLQGFRIEIPVKSNRFRGQRGTYPVKLFYTSNMPIMLESALTSNVFIISQMLASRFPSNLFVKLLGVWEPLEDSAQLHAVGGVAYYMSPPHNFKEVVGDPIHTAIYIAFTLTACALFSKTWIEVSGSGPREVAKQLKDNQMVMAGHRDASMYKELKRVIPTAAAFGGATIGALSVCADLIGAFGSGTGILLAVTIIYSYFEIGMREAGGPEMAAMGELFG, encoded by the exons ATGAGCGGCT TCCGGTTCTTGTCGCTCGTGCGGCCTTTCATGTCCGTCCTCCCCGAGGTATCGGCACCGGAACGAAAAG TGCCTTTCGAGAGCCGAGTCATGTGGACTGCTATCgtcctcgccatcttcctcgtctcTTCGCAAATCCCTCTGTACGGCATCGTCTCTAGTGACAGCTCCGATCCGCTCTACTGGATGCGTGTTATTCTCGCCTCAAACCGTGGTACGCTGATGGAGCTCGGTATCTCGCCCATCGTCACCTCAGGAATGATCATGCAGCTCCTCGCCGGTGCCAACcttgtcgaggtcgacTTCAGTCTCAAGGAGGACCGCGCGCTTTTCGGTGGTGCTCAGAAACTCTTTGCCCTCATTATCTCGCTCGGACAGGCTACCGTCTACGTTCTCACCGGCCTCTATGGCCAGCCCAAGGATCTCGGTGCCGGTGTTTGCCTGCTTCTTATCCTCCAGCTCGTTGTGGCCGGTCTGatcgtcatcctcctcgacgagctcctCCAGAAGGGTTATGGTCTCGGCTCCGGTATCTCGCTCTTTATCGCTACCAACATTTGCGAGTCAATCGTATGGAAGGCTTTCTCGCCCACCACCGTCAACACCGGCCGTGGTCCCGAATTCGAAGGTGCCCTTGTTGCCCTCTTCCACCTGCTCTTCACATGGAACGACAAGTCGCGTGCTCTCAAGGAGGCTCTCTACCGTGACCGTCTGCCCAACGTGATGAACCTGCTCGCTACGCtgctcatcttcctcgtcgtcatctaCCTCCAGGGCTTCCGCATCGAGATTCCCGTCAAGTCGAACCGATTCCGCGGTCAGCGCGGAACCTACCCCGTCAAGCTCTTCTACACGTCCAACATGCCCATCAtgctcgagtcggcgcTCACCTCAAACGTATTCATCATCAGCCAGATGCTCGCCTCTCGCTTCCCTTCCAACCTCTTTGTCAAGCTTCTCGGTGTCTGGGAACCTCTGGAAGACAGtgcgcagctgcacgcCGTCGGTGGAGTCGCCTATTACATGTCGCCTCCGCACAACTTTAAAGAGGTGGTGGGCGATCCGATCCACACGGCCATTTACATTGCTTTTACGCTCACCGCGTGTGCACTCTTCTCCAAGACCTGGATCGAAGTCTCGGGCTCCGGCCCACGCGAggtggccaagcagctcaaggacaACCAGATGGTCATGGCCGGTCACCGAGACGCCTCCATGTACAAGGAGCTCAAGCGTGTCATCCCTACCGCCGCCGCTTTCGGTGGTGCCACCATCGGCGCTCTGTCGGTATGTGCTGATTTGATCGGTGCTTTTGGCTCGGGTACGGGTATCTTGTTGGccgtcaccatcatctACTCTTACTTTGAGATCGGAATGCGAGAAGCTGGTGGTCCAGAGATGGCTGCTATGGGCGAACTCTTCGGTTGA
- a CDS encoding 60S ribosomal protein eL27: MPKIYKPGKVAVVLSGRHAGKKVVVIKQFDDGSKDKSFPYIIAAGIERYPQKVTKRMGAKKIAKRSKVKPFVKVISYNHLMPTRYALELEGLKGAVTQDTFKEPSQREDAKKQIKQIFEEKYTSGKNKWFFTPLRF, encoded by the exons ATGCCCAAGATCTACAAG CCAGGAAAGGTCGCCGTCGTCCTTAGCGGCCGTCACGCCGGTAAGAAG GTTGTCGTCATCAAGCAGTTCGATGATGGTTCCAAGGACAAGTCGTTCCCTTACATTATCGCTGCCGGCATTGAGCGATACCCTCAGAAGGTGACCAAGCGCATGGGTGCCAAGAAGATTGCTAAGCGATCCAAGGTTAAGCCTTTTGTCAAGGTGATCTCGTACAACCACCTTATGCCCACCCGTTacgctctcgagctcgagggACTCAAGGGAGCCGTTACCCAGGACACCTTCAAGGAGCCTTCGCAACGTGAGgacgccaagaagcagatcaagcagaTCTTTGAGGAGAAGTACACGTCGGGCAAGAACAAGTGGTTCTTCACCCCTCTTCGCTTCTAA
- a CDS encoding 40S ribosomal protein uS12, which produces MAKPRGLNTARKQVSTRRDNRWADAQFKKRALGNFYKTSPTGGSSQAKGIVLEKIGVEAKQPNSAIRKCVRVQLIKNGKKVAAFVPNDGCLNFVDENDEVLISGFGRAGKAKGDIPGVRFKVVKVSGVGLKALFTGKKEKPRS; this is translated from the exons ATGGCTAAGCCCCGTGGTCTTAACACAGCTCGTAAGCAGGTCTCGACCCGCCGAGACAACCGATGG GCCGACGCTCAGTTCAAGAAGCGTGCCCTCGGCAACTTCTACAAGACCTCGCCCACTGGAGGTTCGTCCCAGGCCAAGGGTATCGTTCTCGAGAAGATCGGTGTTGAGGCCAAGCAGCCCAACTCGGCTATCCGAAAGTGTGTCCGTGTCCAGCTGATCAAGAACGGCAAGAAGGTCGCCGCCTTCGTCCCCAACGACGGTTGTCTTAACTTTGTTGACGAGAacgacgaggtgctcaTCTCTGGTTTCGGTCGTGCCGGTAAGGCCAAGGGTGATATTCCCGGTGTTCGTTTCAAGGTCGTCAAGGTTTCGGGTGTTGGTCTTAAGGCGTTGTTCACAggcaagaaggagaagcCCCGTTCTTAA
- a CDS encoding putative serine/threonine-protein kinase PPG1: MAFDLDACIATLLKKQLLGEALLKEICEKTKEILMRESNVVHISAPVTVVGDIHGQFYDLIEIFRIGGYAPHTNYLFLGDYVDRGLFSVETISLLTCLKLRYPDRVQLIRGNHESRAVTQTYGFYTECQRKYGSANVWTYFTDMFDFLTLSVVIDDQIFCVHGGLSPSVQYIDQVKIIDRFREIPHEGPMADLVWSDPDPDKEEFAISPRGAGYTFGASVVKHFLHRNSMNHILRAHQLCMEGFSVLYDDRLSTVWSAPNYCYRCGNMASILEVFPDGSKHFNTFEAAPENERDGPNQHNMNGGPTAANGGKHEAVEYFL, translated from the coding sequence ATGGCCTTCGACCTAGATGCGTGCATTGCCACGTTGCTGAAAAAGCAGCTTCTCGGCGAAGCACTGCTCAAAGAGATTTGCGAGAAGACAAAAGAGATCTTGATGCGCGAATCCAACGTTGTGCACATCTCGGCGCCTGTTACTGTCGTCGGCGACATTCACGGCCAGTTCTACGATTTGATAGAGATCTTTCGAATCGGAGGCTACGCACCACATACCAACTACCTGTTTTTGGGCGATTACGTCGATCGAGGGTTGTTTTCTGTGGAAACCATCTCACTGCTTACATGCCTGAAGCTACGATATCCGGACCGAGTGCAATTGATCCgtggcaatcacgagtcgagaGCGGTGACGCAAACCTATGGGTTTTACACCGAGTGTCAACGCAAGTATGGATCTGCCAACGTATGGACTTACTTTACCGACATGTTTGACTTCTTGACACTGTCGGTGGTGATCGACGATCAAATTTTCTGCGTCCACGGTGGCCTCTCTCCTTCCGTACAGTACATTGATCAAGTCAAGATCATCGATCGCTTTCGCGAGATCCCACACGAAGGACCCATGGCCGACTTAGTATGGTCTGATCCCGATCCGGACAAAGAAGAATTCGCCATCTCACCGCGTGGTGCAGGCTATACGTTTGGCGCCTCAGTCGTAAAACATTTCCTCCATCGCAACAGCATGAACCACATCCTACGCGCCCACCAATTGTGCATGGAAGGCTTCTCAGTCCTCTACGACGACAGACTTTCAACCGTATGGAGCGCGCCAAATTACTGTTACCGTTGTGGAAACATGGCTAGTATCCTCGAGGTGTTCCCCGATGGTAGCAAGCATTTCAACACGTTCGAGGCCGCACCCGAAAACGAAAGGGACGGTCCGAATCAGCATAACATGAATGGTGGCCCCACAGCGGCGAACGGTGGCAAACATGAAGCCGTCGAGTACTTTTTGTGA